One Panicum virgatum strain AP13 chromosome 3N, P.virgatum_v5, whole genome shotgun sequence DNA segment encodes these proteins:
- the LOC120665292 gene encoding universal stress protein PHOS32-like, with protein sequence MAGAGADGERRIGVAMDYSDSSKKALAWAVDNLLRHGDTLVVLHVLHHGGEEAKHTLWAKSGSPLIPLSEFREPEVMKNYGVKADAEVLDMIDTAARQKQLKVVAKLYWGDAREKICDGVEELKIDSLVMGSRGLGPIQRILLGSVTNYVLSHASCPVTVVKGK encoded by the exons AtggccggcgccggggcggaCGGGGAGCGCCGGATCGGCGTGGCGATGGACTACTCGGACAGCTCCAAGAAGGCGCTGGCGTGGGCCGTCGACAACCTGCTCCGCCACGGGGACACCCTCGTCGTCCTCCACGTCCTGCACCACGGCGGGGAGGAGGCCAAGCACACGCTCTGGGCCAAGTCCGGATCCC CGCTGATCCCTCTCTCCGAGTTCCGGGAGCCCGAGGTGATGAAGAACTACGGCGTCAAAGCCGACGCCGAGGTGCTCGACATGATCGACACGGCGGCGCGCCAGAAGCAG CTCAAGGTGGTGGCCAAGCTTTACTGGGGCGACGCCAGGGAGAAGATCTGCGACGGCGTCGAGGAGCTCAAGATCGACTCCCTCGTCATGGGCAGCCGCGGCCTCGGCCCGATCCAGAG GATCCTTTTGGGAAGTGTGACAAACTACGTGCTGTCGCACGCATCGTGCCCGGTGACAGTCGTCAAGGGGAAGTAA
- the LOC120665293 gene encoding guanylyl cyclase 1-like isoform X2, protein MWPLCVISEKLFRMAGDDGGHGPGSPSADYAQIPLARRSYCVDVPHVQQAFTWDCGLACVLMVLRTLGIHCCHGIADLERLCRTTSIWTVDLAYLLNKFSVSFSFFTVTLGANPQYSAESFYREQLQEDIDRVDELFGKALEAGISIQCRSISAYDIAFLLLSGHCIAIALVDKSKLNSSWMNDVHDVQQLNEDSDYMGHYVVICGYDADDCEFEIRDPASSRKRERVTMKSLDEARKSFGTDEDILLVGETVSP, encoded by the exons ATGTGGCCCCTCTGCGTCATCTCCGAGAAGCTCTTCAGGATGgcgggcgacgacggcgggcaCGGCCCGGGCTCGCCTTCCGCCGACTACGCCCAGATTCCCCTAGCGCGCCGATCGTACTGCGTCGAT GTTCCACATGTGCAGCAGGCCTTCACCTGGGACTGCGGCCTCGCCTGCGTGCTCATGGTGCTCAGGACGCTGGGGATTCATTGCTGCCACGGCATTGCCGATCTCGAGAGGCTCTGCCGCACCACAAg CATTTGGACAGTCGACTTGGCGTATCTCTTAAACAAGTTTTCAGttagtttttctttctttacGGTGACTCTTGGAGCAAATCCGCAATATTCTGCTGAAAGCTTTTATAGG gagcaattgcaagaagaTATTGATCGAGTCGACGAGCTATTTGGGAAGGCACTTGAAGCTGGAATTAGTATTCAA TGCAGATCCATCAGTGCATATGATATTGCTTTTCTACTGTTATCCGGGCACTGCATTGCCATTGCATTAGTGGATAAGTCAAAGCTAAA TTCCTCTTGGATGAATGATGTACATGATGTACAACAGCTCAATGAGGATTCAGATTACATGG GGCATTATGTCGTAATATGCGGGTATGATGCTGATGATTGTGAATTTGAGATAAGGGATCCTGCCAGTTCCAG GAAGCGCGAAAGGGTGACAATGAAGAGCCTAGATGAGGCCCGCAAATCCTTTGGAACCGATGAGGATATTCTCTTGGTAGGAGAAACAGT GTCTCCTTAA
- the LOC120665293 gene encoding guanylyl cyclase 1-like isoform X1 codes for MWPLCVISEKLFRMAGDDGGHGPGSPSADYAQIPLARRSYCVDVPHVQQAFTWDCGLACVLMVLRTLGIHCCHGIADLERLCRTTSIWTVDLAYLLNKFSVSFSFFTVTLGANPQYSAESFYREQLQEDIDRVDELFGKALEAGISIQCRSISAYDIAFLLLSGHCIAIALVDKSKLNSSWMNDVHDVQQLNEDSDYMGHYVVICGYDADDCEFEIRDPASSRKRERVTMKSLDEARKSFGTDEDILLVSLTGKSGMKVTRKFLAGSM; via the exons ATGTGGCCCCTCTGCGTCATCTCCGAGAAGCTCTTCAGGATGgcgggcgacgacggcgggcaCGGCCCGGGCTCGCCTTCCGCCGACTACGCCCAGATTCCCCTAGCGCGCCGATCGTACTGCGTCGAT GTTCCACATGTGCAGCAGGCCTTCACCTGGGACTGCGGCCTCGCCTGCGTGCTCATGGTGCTCAGGACGCTGGGGATTCATTGCTGCCACGGCATTGCCGATCTCGAGAGGCTCTGCCGCACCACAAg CATTTGGACAGTCGACTTGGCGTATCTCTTAAACAAGTTTTCAGttagtttttctttctttacGGTGACTCTTGGAGCAAATCCGCAATATTCTGCTGAAAGCTTTTATAGG gagcaattgcaagaagaTATTGATCGAGTCGACGAGCTATTTGGGAAGGCACTTGAAGCTGGAATTAGTATTCAA TGCAGATCCATCAGTGCATATGATATTGCTTTTCTACTGTTATCCGGGCACTGCATTGCCATTGCATTAGTGGATAAGTCAAAGCTAAA TTCCTCTTGGATGAATGATGTACATGATGTACAACAGCTCAATGAGGATTCAGATTACATGG GGCATTATGTCGTAATATGCGGGTATGATGCTGATGATTGTGAATTTGAGATAAGGGATCCTGCCAGTTCCAG GAAGCGCGAAAGGGTGACAATGAAGAGCCTAGATGAGGCCCGCAAATCCTTTGGAACCGATGAGGATATTCTCTTG GTCTCCTTAACAGGAAAGAGCGGAATGAAGGTCACGCGTAAATTCCTCGCCGGCTCCATGTAA